A region from the Pseudomonas cucumis genome encodes:
- the surA gene encoding peptidylprolyl isomerase SurA, translated as MKTKLSDCLRPLMLGALFLGTAANAAVQSIDKVVAIVDNDVVMQSQLDQRVHEVQQTIAKRGAAVPPAGVLDQQVLERLIVENLQLQIGERSGIRITDEELNQAVGTIAQRNNMSIEQFRAALARDGLSYDDARDQIRREMIISRVRQRRVAERIQVSEQEVKNFLASDLGKMQLSEEFRLANILIPTPESANSDAIQNAAKQADAVYQQLKQGADFGQLAIAKSASETALEGGDMGWRKAAQLPPPFDRLLGTMAVGDVTQPMRTPGGFIILKILDKRGGEAQVRDEVHVRHILVKPSPIRDEEKTKALAQSLYSRIEAGEDFGELAKSFSEDPGSALNGGDLNWIDPNALVPEFREVMAKTPQGQLSKPFQTQYGWHVLEVLGRRATDSTTQAREQQAMTVLRNRKYDEELQTWLRQIRDEAYVEIKLPGADQATQ; from the coding sequence GTGAAGACCAAGCTTTCTGATTGTCTGCGCCCGCTGATGCTGGGCGCGCTGTTCCTGGGTACCGCGGCCAACGCTGCGGTACAGTCCATCGATAAAGTGGTGGCCATCGTCGACAACGACGTGGTCATGCAGAGCCAACTGGACCAGCGTGTTCACGAAGTTCAGCAAACCATCGCCAAACGCGGTGCTGCCGTACCACCTGCAGGCGTGCTGGATCAGCAGGTGCTCGAGCGTCTGATCGTCGAAAACCTGCAACTGCAGATCGGCGAGCGTTCCGGCATCCGCATTACCGATGAAGAACTGAACCAGGCCGTCGGCACCATTGCCCAGCGCAATAACATGTCGATCGAACAATTCCGCGCCGCCCTGGCCCGCGACGGCCTGTCTTATGACGACGCTCGTGACCAGATCCGTCGCGAAATGATCATCAGCCGTGTGCGTCAGCGCCGTGTAGCTGAACGCATCCAGGTGTCCGAGCAGGAAGTGAAGAACTTCCTGGCCTCCGACCTGGGCAAGATGCAGCTGTCCGAAGAATTCCGTCTGGCCAACATCCTGATTCCTACGCCGGAAAGCGCCAACTCCGACGCGATTCAGAATGCCGCCAAACAAGCCGACGCGGTTTACCAGCAGCTCAAGCAAGGCGCCGACTTCGGTCAGTTGGCAATTGCCAAATCCGCCAGCGAAACCGCGCTGGAAGGCGGCGACATGGGCTGGCGCAAAGCAGCCCAACTGCCACCTCCGTTCGATCGCCTGTTGGGCACCATGGCAGTGGGTGACGTGACCCAGCCAATGCGTACACCGGGCGGCTTCATCATTTTGAAGATCCTCGACAAGCGTGGTGGCGAAGCCCAGGTGCGTGACGAAGTGCATGTGCGTCACATCCTGGTCAAACCAAGCCCGATCCGCGACGAAGAAAAAACCAAAGCACTGGCTCAATCGCTCTACTCCCGTATCGAAGCGGGCGAAGATTTCGGTGAGCTGGCGAAAAGCTTCTCGGAAGACCCGGGTTCCGCCCTCAACGGCGGCGACCTGAACTGGATCGACCCGAATGCACTGGTGCCTGAATTCCGCGAAGTGATGGCCAAGACCCCGCAAGGTCAGCTGTCCAAGCCGTTCCAGACGCAATATGGCTGGCACGTTCTGGAAGTCCTTGGCCGCCGCGCCACCGACAGCACCACCCAGGCCCGTGAGCAGCAAGCGATGACCGTACTGCGTAACCGCAAATACGACGAAGAGCTGCAAACCTGGCTGCGTCAGATCCGTGATGAAGCGTATGTAGAAATCAAGCTCCCTGGTGCAGACCAGGCAACGCAGTGA
- a CDS encoding PrkA family serine protein kinase, with translation MSIFSHFQQRFESTRQEEFSLQEYLELCKKDRSAYASAAERLLLAIGEPELLDTSTNSRLSRIFSNKVIRRYPAFEDFHGMEECIDQIVSYFRHAAQGLEEKKQILYLLGPVGGGKSSLAEKLKQLIEKVPFYAIKGSPVFESPLGLFNATEDGAILEEDFGIPRRYLNTIMSPWATKRLAEFGGDISQFRVVKLYPSILNQIAVAKTEPGDENNQDISALVGKVDIRKLEEFPQNDADAYSYSGALCRANQGLMEFVEMFKAPIKVLHPLLTATQEGNYNSTEGLGAIPFTGILLAHSNESEWHTFRNNKNNEAFIDRIYIVKVPYCLRVSDEVKIYDKLLFNSSLAKAHCAPDTLKMLAQFTVLSRLKEPENSNIYSKMRVYDGENLKDTDPKAKSIQEYRDAAGVDEGMNGLSTRFAFKILSKVFNFDPHEIAANPVHLLYVLEQQIEQEQFQAETRERYLRFLKEYLAPRYIEFIGKEIQTAYLESYSEYGQNIFDRYVLYADFWIQDQEYRDPETGEILNRVALNEELEKIEKPAGISNPKDFRNEIVNFVLRARANNNGKNPTWLSYEKLRVVIEKKMFSNTEDLLPVISFNAKASKEDQQKHNDFVTRMVERGYTDKQVRLLSEWYLRVRKSQ, from the coding sequence ATGAGTATCTTTAGCCACTTCCAACAACGCTTCGAGTCCACACGCCAGGAAGAATTCTCCCTGCAGGAGTACCTGGAACTGTGCAAAAAGGACCGCAGCGCCTACGCCTCCGCGGCCGAGCGTCTCTTGCTGGCCATCGGCGAACCGGAGCTGCTCGACACCTCGACCAACTCGAGGCTGTCGCGAATCTTTTCCAACAAGGTGATCCGCCGCTATCCGGCCTTTGAGGACTTCCACGGGATGGAAGAATGCATCGACCAGATCGTGTCGTATTTCCGCCATGCCGCTCAGGGTCTGGAAGAAAAGAAACAGATCCTCTACCTGCTGGGCCCTGTCGGTGGCGGTAAGTCGTCCCTGGCCGAAAAGCTCAAACAACTGATCGAGAAAGTGCCCTTCTACGCAATCAAGGGCTCGCCGGTTTTCGAGTCGCCTCTGGGTCTGTTCAACGCCACCGAAGATGGCGCGATCCTCGAAGAAGACTTCGGCATTCCCCGGCGCTATCTCAATACCATCATGTCGCCATGGGCCACCAAGCGCCTGGCCGAATTCGGCGGCGACATCAGCCAGTTCCGCGTGGTGAAACTCTATCCATCGATCCTCAACCAGATTGCGGTCGCGAAAACCGAGCCGGGCGATGAAAACAACCAGGACATCTCGGCACTGGTGGGCAAGGTCGATATTCGCAAACTGGAAGAGTTCCCGCAGAACGACGCCGATGCCTATAGCTACTCGGGGGCGCTGTGCCGGGCCAACCAGGGCCTGATGGAGTTCGTCGAAATGTTCAAGGCACCGATCAAGGTGCTGCACCCATTGCTGACGGCCACCCAGGAAGGCAACTACAACAGTACAGAAGGCCTGGGGGCGATTCCGTTCACCGGGATCCTGCTGGCCCACTCCAACGAATCGGAATGGCACACCTTCCGCAACAACAAGAACAACGAAGCCTTCATCGACCGGATCTATATCGTCAAAGTGCCGTACTGCCTGCGCGTCAGCGACGAGGTGAAGATCTACGACAAACTTTTGTTCAACAGCTCGCTGGCCAAGGCCCATTGCGCGCCCGACACTCTGAAAATGCTCGCTCAATTCACCGTGCTCTCGCGCCTCAAGGAGCCGGAAAACTCCAACATCTACTCCAAGATGCGCGTGTATGACGGCGAAAACCTCAAAGACACCGATCCGAAGGCCAAGTCGATCCAGGAATACCGCGACGCAGCGGGTGTCGACGAAGGCATGAACGGTCTGTCGACCCGCTTCGCCTTCAAGATTCTGTCGAAGGTCTTCAACTTCGATCCGCACGAAATCGCCGCCAACCCGGTGCATCTGCTCTACGTGCTGGAACAGCAGATCGAACAGGAACAGTTCCAGGCCGAGACCCGCGAACGCTATCTGCGCTTCCTGAAAGAGTACCTGGCACCGCGTTATATCGAATTCATCGGCAAGGAGATCCAGACTGCCTACCTCGAGTCTTACAGCGAGTACGGCCAGAACATCTTCGATCGCTACGTGCTGTACGCCGACTTCTGGATTCAGGATCAGGAATACCGCGATCCGGAAACCGGCGAGATCCTCAACCGCGTAGCCTTGAACGAAGAACTGGAGAAAATCGAAAAACCGGCCGGCATCAGCAATCCGAAGGATTTCCGCAACGAAATCGTCAACTTCGTACTGCGCGCCCGAGCCAACAACAACGGCAAGAACCCAACCTGGCTCAGCTACGAAAAACTGCGGGTGGTCATCGAGAAGAAAATGTTCTCCAACACCGAGGACTTGCTGCCGGTCATCAGCTTCAATGCCAAGGCCAGCAAAGAGGACCAGCAGAAGCACAACGACTTCGTCACACGGATGGTCGAGCGGGGCTACACCGACAAACAGGTACGACTGCTCTCCGAGTGGTACCTGCGGGTCAGAAAATCACAGTAA
- a CDS encoding YeaH/YhbH family protein, translating to MSYVIDRRLNGKNKSTVNRQRFLRRYRDHIKKAVEEAVSRRSITDMEHGEQISIPGRDIDEPVLHHGRGGKQTIVHPGNKEFTSGEHIARPPGGGGGRGPGRAGNTGEGMDEFVFQITQEEFLEFMFEDLELPNLVKRHLTGTDTFKTVRAGISNEGNPSRINIIRTLRSAHARRIALSGSSRAKLREAKEELLRLKREEPDNFGDIQDLEAEIEKLSARIHRVPFLDTFDLKYNLLIKQPNPSSKAVMFCLMDVSGSMTQATKDIAKRFFILLYLFLKRNYDKIDVVFIRHHTSAREVDEEEFFYSRETGGTIVSSALKLMQEIMAERYPSNEWNIYAAQASDGDNWNDDSPICRDILINQIMPFVQYYTYVEITPREHQALWFEYERIAEAFSDTFAQQQLVSAGDIYPVFRELFQRRLVT from the coding sequence ATGAGCTATGTGATCGACCGACGTCTCAATGGCAAGAACAAGAGCACGGTAAACCGCCAGCGGTTTCTGCGGCGCTACCGTGATCACATCAAAAAGGCTGTCGAAGAGGCGGTCAGCCGGCGCTCCATTACCGATATGGAACACGGCGAGCAGATCAGCATTCCCGGCCGCGACATCGACGAACCGGTGCTTCACCACGGTCGTGGCGGCAAGCAAACCATCGTGCACCCCGGCAATAAGGAATTCACCAGCGGCGAACACATTGCCCGTCCGCCCGGCGGTGGCGGCGGCAGAGGCCCCGGCAGGGCGGGTAACACGGGTGAAGGGATGGACGAGTTCGTCTTCCAGATTACCCAGGAGGAATTCCTTGAATTCATGTTCGAGGACCTTGAGCTGCCTAACCTGGTCAAACGCCACCTGACCGGCACCGACACCTTCAAGACCGTACGCGCGGGCATCAGCAATGAGGGCAACCCGTCACGGATCAACATTATCCGCACATTGCGTTCGGCCCATGCCCGGCGTATTGCGTTGTCCGGCAGCAGCCGGGCGAAATTGCGCGAAGCCAAAGAGGAACTGCTACGGCTTAAACGTGAAGAACCGGATAATTTCGGCGATATCCAGGACCTCGAAGCAGAAATCGAGAAACTCAGCGCACGCATTCACCGAGTGCCGTTTCTCGACACCTTCGACCTCAAGTACAACCTGCTGATCAAGCAGCCGAACCCCAGCTCCAAAGCAGTGATGTTTTGCCTGATGGACGTGTCCGGCTCCATGACCCAGGCGACCAAGGACATCGCCAAACGCTTCTTCATCCTGCTGTACCTGTTCCTCAAGCGGAACTACGACAAAATCGACGTCGTGTTCATTCGCCACCACACCAGCGCCCGTGAAGTGGATGAGGAGGAGTTTTTCTACTCCCGGGAAACCGGCGGTACCATCGTCTCCAGCGCCCTGAAACTCATGCAGGAGATCATGGCCGAGCGTTATCCGAGCAACGAATGGAATATCTATGCCGCCCAGGCGTCCGACGGCGACAACTGGAACGACGACTCGCCGATCTGCCGCGACATCCTGATCAATCAGATCATGCCGTTCGTGCAGTACTACACTTATGTGGAGATTACCCCGCGCGAACACCAGGCCCTGTGGTTCGAATATGAACGCATCGCCGAAGCCTTCTCTGACACTTTTGCCCAGCAGCAACTGGTCTCGGCCGGGGATATCTATCCGGTCTTTCGTGAACTCTTCCAGCGCAGGTTAGTGACATGA
- the glpE gene encoding thiosulfate sulfurtransferase GlpE has product MSEFKRIPPEQAQALREQGAVVVDVRDPATFAALHIAGSKHLDNHSLHAFIQGADLDAPTVVVCYHGNSSQGAAAYLISQGFSDVYSMDGGFELWRTTYPSETAQGTSE; this is encoded by the coding sequence ATGAGCGAATTCAAACGTATCCCCCCAGAGCAAGCCCAGGCCTTGCGCGAACAAGGCGCGGTGGTGGTCGATGTCCGCGACCCGGCAACTTTTGCCGCGCTGCACATCGCCGGCTCGAAGCATCTGGACAACCATTCCCTGCATGCTTTCATTCAAGGCGCTGACCTCGACGCGCCGACAGTAGTGGTCTGCTATCACGGTAATTCCAGCCAGGGCGCTGCCGCTTACCTGATCAGTCAGGGTTTCTCCGACGTCTACAGCATGGATGGCGGTTTTGAGCTGTGGCGTACGACCTATCCTTCGGAAACGGCGCAAGGTACTTCCGAATAA
- the pdxA gene encoding 4-hydroxythreonine-4-phosphate dehydrogenase PdxA: MKPKRFALTPGEPAGIGPDLCLLLASQAQPHPLIAITSRDLLLERAAQLGVVVDLLPVTPDSWPDAPAPANSLYVWDTPLNAKVIAGHLDKANAAFVLETLTRAGQGCQDGHFAGMITAPVHKGVINESGIAFSGHTEFLADLTHTAQVVMMLATRGLRVALVTTHLPLREVADAITPERLERVTRILHADLQEKFGIAQPRILVCGLNPHAGEGGHLGHEEIDIIEPTLERLRGEGMDLRGPLPADTLFTPKYLEHCDAVLAMYHDQGLPVLKYKGFGAAVNVTLGLPIIRTSVDHGTALDLAGSGKIDTGSLQVALETAYQMAETRL, translated from the coding sequence GTGAAACCCAAGCGTTTCGCGTTGACCCCCGGCGAACCGGCCGGCATAGGTCCCGACCTGTGCCTGCTGCTTGCCTCGCAAGCCCAGCCACATCCCCTGATTGCCATTACCAGCCGCGACCTGCTCCTTGAGCGGGCCGCGCAGCTGGGCGTGGTCGTCGACCTGCTACCGGTCACGCCGGACAGCTGGCCGGATGCTCCCGCCCCGGCCAACAGCCTGTATGTGTGGGATACGCCGCTTAACGCCAAGGTTATCGCCGGGCACCTGGACAAAGCCAATGCGGCTTTCGTTCTGGAAACCCTGACGCGTGCTGGCCAGGGCTGCCAGGACGGGCATTTCGCCGGCATGATCACCGCCCCTGTGCACAAGGGCGTGATCAATGAATCCGGAATCGCCTTTTCCGGGCACACGGAATTTCTCGCTGACCTGACTCATACCGCGCAAGTGGTAATGATGCTCGCCACCCGCGGCTTGCGCGTGGCATTGGTCACCACTCACCTGCCCCTTCGCGAGGTTGCCGATGCAATCACCCCGGAGCGCCTGGAGCGGGTCACGCGGATCCTGCATGCCGACCTGCAAGAAAAATTCGGCATCGCCCAGCCACGCATCCTGGTTTGCGGGCTTAACCCGCACGCCGGTGAAGGCGGTCACCTGGGCCATGAAGAAATCGACATCATCGAACCTACATTAGAGCGCCTGCGCGGCGAGGGCATGGACCTTCGCGGTCCCCTGCCCGCCGACACTCTATTTACCCCCAAATATCTGGAGCACTGCGACGCGGTGCTGGCGATGTACCACGACCAGGGCCTGCCCGTGCTGAAATACAAAGGCTTCGGCGCGGCAGTCAACGTGACCCTCGGCTTGCCGATCATCCGCACATCAGTCGACCACGGCACCGCCCTGGATCTGGCCGGCAGCGGCAAAATCGACACCGGCAGCCTGCAAGTCGCCCTGGAAACCGCCTACCAGATGGCCGAGACCCGTTTATGA
- the apaG gene encoding Co2+/Mg2+ efflux protein ApaG — protein MSDPRYQVDVSVVTRYLAEQSQPEHNRFAFAYTITVQNNGLVPAKLLSRHWVITDGDGHVEEVRGAGVVGQQPLIDAGKSHTYSSGTVMTSKVGTMQGTYEMVASDGKHFDAIIAPFRLAVPGALH, from the coding sequence ATGTCCGATCCTCGTTATCAGGTCGACGTCAGCGTCGTCACCCGCTATCTGGCAGAACAATCGCAACCCGAGCACAATCGCTTTGCCTTCGCCTACACCATCACCGTGCAAAACAATGGCCTGGTGCCCGCCAAACTGCTTTCACGGCACTGGGTGATCACCGACGGTGACGGGCATGTCGAGGAGGTTCGCGGTGCAGGCGTCGTCGGCCAGCAGCCGTTGATCGACGCGGGCAAGAGCCATACTTACAGCAGCGGCACCGTCATGACCTCCAAGGTCGGTACGATGCAAGGCACTTATGAAATGGTCGCCTCCGACGGCAAACACTTCGATGCCATCATCGCACCGTTCCGTCTGGCGGTACCCGGAGCTCTGCACTGA
- a CDS encoding symmetrical bis(5'-nucleosyl)-tetraphosphatase has translation MATYAVGDLQGCLEPLQCLLKQVAFDPARDRLWLVGDLINRGPQSLETLRFLYSIRESLVCVLGNHDLHLLAVGQNIERLKKADTLREILEAPDCGELLEWVRQQKLMHYDEQRNIALVHAGIPPQWSLRKALKCAAEVEEALHDDNRFAPYLDGMYGNEPVKWDNDLKGAARLRVITNYFTRMRFCTSDGKLDLKGKEGVDTAPPGYAPWFTHKERKTKGLKIIFGHWAALEGQCNEPGLFALDTGCVWGGAMTLMNVDTGERLQCKCDPHGNIRPPVAASIPEQTSASAPR, from the coding sequence ATGGCGACGTATGCCGTAGGCGATTTGCAAGGTTGCCTTGAGCCACTGCAATGCCTGCTCAAGCAAGTCGCCTTCGACCCTGCCCGGGACCGTCTGTGGCTGGTGGGTGACCTCATCAACCGTGGCCCACAGTCGCTGGAAACCTTGCGCTTCCTCTATAGCATCCGTGAGTCACTGGTGTGCGTACTCGGCAACCATGATCTGCACTTGCTGGCGGTCGGGCAAAATATCGAACGCCTGAAGAAGGCCGACACGCTACGCGAGATTCTTGAAGCACCCGATTGCGGAGAGCTGCTTGAGTGGGTTCGGCAGCAGAAACTCATGCACTACGACGAACAGCGAAATATCGCTCTGGTCCATGCCGGCATCCCGCCACAGTGGTCATTGCGCAAAGCCTTGAAGTGCGCCGCTGAAGTCGAAGAAGCCCTGCACGACGACAACCGCTTCGCGCCTTACCTCGACGGCATGTACGGCAACGAGCCGGTGAAATGGGACAACGACCTCAAAGGCGCAGCGCGCTTGCGAGTCATCACCAACTATTTCACCCGGATGCGCTTTTGCACCAGTGACGGCAAGCTTGATCTCAAGGGCAAGGAAGGCGTCGACACCGCACCGCCGGGTTATGCGCCGTGGTTCACCCACAAGGAGCGCAAGACCAAAGGCCTGAAGATCATCTTCGGTCACTGGGCGGCGCTGGAAGGCCAATGCAACGAGCCGGGTCTGTTTGCGCTCGACACCGGTTGCGTCTGGGGTGGCGCCATGACCTTGATGAACGTCGACACCGGCGAGCGCCTGCAATGCAAGTGCGACCCACATGGCAACATTCGGCCGCCAGTCGCAGCCTCTATTCCCGAACAAACGTCAGCCAGCGCCCCGCGCTAG
- a CDS encoding LPS-assembly protein LptD yields the protein MALKSPAFRKKFPLLVTGSLLALQPLATSFVVAAEQYDCSVSASGAWDCAPKAPAAALPPRPVHDGSAVSATGEAPADTGAKPALVTESKGRGLKSRSEDYSHLDWVPREKLTAAQLAETGPYCSGSYIEPIRPGMNDKTDKSDAPTFIGAKASRYKQEEQIATLAGDVVMRQGSMQAEADEANLYQAESRGELSGNVRIRDNGALIVGDHADVQLDTGEAKVDNAEYVMHKSRIRGSALYAKRAENAIIRLKDGTYTTCEPDSNAWQLKGNNITLNPATGFGTATNVTLRVKDIPVLYTPYIYFPIDDRRQSGFLPPTVGTGSDTGFLLVTPYYFNLAPNYDATLYPRYMSKRGLLMEGEFRYLTESSEGQLGAAYLNDDNTDRSNQTDYEKTRYMYNWQHKGGLDSRVMTQVDYTKISDPYYFQDLQTDQIGVKSADFVNQQGSVTYRGDSYTARLNAQAYQLATVSNITPYDRLPQITFNGKLPYHPEGLDFDYETEIVRFDRDLKNGDFVNEDGTVEPRLDNNVSGLARANGNRLNLKPGVSLPLNWTYGFLKPSLKYQYTQYDLDLDGTGKSQIAAQSAEANRLNGTYSRNQNRGVPIASIDSGLYFDRDTQWFGKNYRQTLEPRLFYLYVPEEDQADIPVFDTGEYTFNYASLFRDNRFSGSDRVGDENKLSLGVTNRWIEDNGFERQRISVGQALYFKDREVQLPGIDAKTRDDAQANVSPYALEYEYRWNRDWRTTADYNWDPDSRSPRSGSAMFHYQPEDNPNKVINAGYRYRNDQVRYDQNTGKWSVGGGDYGTPGTPGYVKDYYKIKQHDFSVIWPIVPQWNAISRWQYDYNRNRTLEAFGGFEYDNCCWKLRLINRYWVSYDEFSQNAPENEKGDHGVFLQIVLKGLGGLTGAKVESFLDKGIQGYREREDQAF from the coding sequence ATGGCATTGAAATCCCCCGCGTTTCGTAAAAAATTTCCGTTGTTGGTTACCGGCAGTCTGCTGGCCCTGCAACCTCTAGCCACTTCGTTCGTGGTCGCCGCTGAACAGTATGACTGCTCAGTCTCTGCTTCGGGTGCCTGGGACTGTGCGCCAAAGGCGCCGGCAGCTGCATTGCCGCCACGCCCCGTCCATGACGGCAGCGCAGTTTCCGCCACTGGCGAAGCCCCGGCAGACACCGGCGCCAAGCCTGCGCTGGTTACCGAGTCCAAGGGCCGCGGCCTGAAGTCGCGTAGTGAAGACTACAGCCACCTCGACTGGGTTCCGCGTGAGAAGCTCACCGCAGCGCAATTGGCCGAAACCGGTCCTTACTGCTCTGGTTCCTATATCGAACCGATTCGTCCTGGCATGAATGACAAGACGGATAAAAGTGACGCTCCAACCTTTATCGGCGCCAAAGCCTCCCGCTATAAGCAGGAGGAACAGATCGCGACCCTGGCCGGTGACGTGGTCATGCGTCAGGGCAGCATGCAGGCCGAAGCCGACGAAGCGAACCTGTACCAGGCCGAAAGCCGAGGCGAACTGAGCGGCAACGTGCGCATTCGCGACAACGGCGCACTGATCGTGGGCGACCATGCCGACGTGCAGCTCGATACCGGTGAAGCCAAGGTCGACAACGCCGAATACGTGATGCACAAATCGCGTATCCGCGGGAGCGCGCTGTACGCCAAGCGTGCCGAGAACGCGATCATCCGTCTCAAGGATGGTACGTACACCACGTGCGAACCGGACAGCAACGCCTGGCAACTCAAGGGCAACAACATCACCTTGAACCCGGCGACCGGTTTCGGTACCGCGACCAACGTGACGCTGCGGGTCAAAGACATTCCGGTTCTGTATACGCCGTACATCTACTTCCCGATCGACGACCGTCGCCAGTCCGGCTTCCTGCCGCCGACGGTGGGCACCGGCAGCGATACCGGCTTCCTGCTGGTTACCCCGTACTACTTCAACCTGGCACCGAACTACGATGCCACGTTGTACCCGCGCTACATGAGCAAGCGTGGCCTGTTGATGGAAGGCGAGTTCCGCTACCTGACCGAGTCCAGCGAAGGTCAGCTCGGCGCCGCCTATCTCAACGACGACAACACCGATCGCAGCAACCAGACCGACTACGAAAAAACCCGCTACATGTACAACTGGCAGCACAAGGGTGGTCTGGACTCGCGCGTAATGACTCAGGTCGATTACACCAAGATCAGCGATCCTTATTACTTCCAGGATTTGCAGACTGATCAGATTGGTGTGAAAAGTGCCGATTTCGTGAATCAGCAAGGTTCTGTCACCTATCGTGGCGACAGCTACACCGCTCGTTTGAATGCCCAGGCTTATCAGCTGGCGACCGTTTCGAACATCACGCCTTATGATCGTTTGCCGCAGATCACCTTCAACGGAAAACTGCCCTACCATCCGGAAGGTCTGGATTTCGATTACGAGACTGAAATCGTCCGCTTCGATCGTGATTTGAAAAATGGCGACTTCGTAAACGAAGATGGCACCGTTGAACCGCGACTTGATAACAATGTCTCCGGACTGGCACGTGCCAATGGCAACCGTTTGAACCTCAAGCCGGGTGTCAGCCTGCCGTTGAACTGGACTTATGGTTTCTTGAAACCATCCCTGAAGTACCAGTACACCCAGTACGATCTGGATCTGGATGGTACCGGCAAGAGCCAGATTGCTGCTCAAAGCGCAGAAGCGAACCGGCTCAACGGAACCTACAGCCGTAACCAGAACCGTGGTGTGCCGATTGCGAGCATCGACAGCGGCCTGTACTTCGATCGCGACACGCAATGGTTCGGCAAGAATTATCGCCAGACCCTGGAACCTCGCCTGTTCTACCTCTATGTACCTGAGGAAGACCAAGCGGATATTCCGGTATTCGACACCGGCGAATACACCTTCAACTACGCCTCGCTGTTCCGCGATAACCGCTTCTCCGGCTCCGACCGTGTCGGCGACGAGAACAAGCTGTCGCTGGGCGTGACCAACCGCTGGATTGAAGATAACGGCTTCGAACGTCAACGCATCAGCGTCGGCCAGGCCTTGTACTTCAAGGACCGCGAAGTCCAGCTGCCAGGTATCGATGCGAAAACCCGCGACGATGCCCAAGCCAACGTCTCGCCGTATGCACTGGAATACGAATACCGCTGGAACCGCGATTGGCGCACCACCGCTGACTACAACTGGGACCCGGACAGCCGCAGCCCTCGCTCGGGCAGCGCGATGTTCCACTACCAGCCTGAAGACAACCCGAACAAGGTCATCAACGCCGGTTATCGCTATCGCAACGACCAGGTCCGTTATGACCAGAACACCGGTAAATGGTCGGTGGGTGGTGGCGATTACGGCACCCCGGGCACTCCTGGCTACGTGAAGGACTACTACAAGATCAAACAGCACGACTTCTCGGTGATCTGGCCGATCGTGCCGCAATGGAACGCCATCAGCCGCTGGCAGTATGACTACAACCGCAACCGTACTCTGGAAGCCTTCGGTGGTTTCGAATACGACAACTGCTGCTGGAAATTGCGCCTGATCAACCGTTACTGGGTCAGCTATGACGAATTCAGTCAGAACGCCCCGGAAAACGAAAAAGGCGACCACGGCGTCTTCCTCCAAATTGTTCTGAAGGGACTCGGCGGCCTCACCGGCGCCAAGGTAGAGAGCTTCCTCGACAAAGGCATCCAAGGTTATCGTGAACGTGAAGACCAAGCTTTCTGA
- the rsmA gene encoding 16S rRNA (adenine(1518)-N(6)/adenine(1519)-N(6))-dimethyltransferase RsmA, producing the protein MTEHYQHRARKRFGQNFLHDAGVIDRILRSIHAKPEDRLLEIGPGQGALTEGLLNSGAQLDVVELDKDLIPILNQQFASKSNFHLHQGDALKFDFNSLNAAPNSLRVVGNLPYNISTPLIFHLLHNSSLIRDMHFMLQKEVVERLAAGPGGGDWGRLSIMVQYHCRVEHLFNVGPGAFNPPPKVDSAIVRLVPHAVLPHPAKDHKLLERVVREAFNQRRKTLRNTLKLLLSNAEIEAAGVDGSLRPEQLDLAAFVRLADKLSEQVLQKPVTD; encoded by the coding sequence ATGACCGAGCATTACCAACACCGGGCGCGCAAGCGCTTCGGCCAGAACTTCCTGCACGATGCCGGCGTTATCGACCGCATCCTGCGTTCCATTCACGCCAAACCCGAAGACCGTCTGCTGGAAATCGGCCCGGGCCAGGGTGCATTGACCGAAGGCCTGCTCAACAGCGGCGCCCAACTGGACGTGGTGGAGCTGGACAAGGACCTGATCCCGATCCTTAACCAGCAGTTCGCCAGCAAGAGCAATTTCCATCTGCACCAGGGCGACGCGCTGAAGTTCGACTTCAACAGCCTGAACGCCGCGCCAAACAGCCTGCGAGTGGTCGGAAACCTGCCGTACAACATCTCTACGCCGCTGATTTTTCATCTGCTGCACAACTCCAGCCTGATTCGTGACATGCACTTCATGCTGCAAAAGGAAGTGGTCGAGCGTCTGGCGGCGGGACCTGGTGGCGGTGACTGGGGTCGCCTGTCGATCATGGTTCAGTACCATTGCCGGGTCGAGCATTTGTTCAACGTCGGCCCGGGCGCATTCAATCCGCCGCCGAAAGTCGATTCGGCCATCGTGCGTCTGGTGCCTCACGCGGTACTCCCGCATCCAGCCAAAGATCACAAACTGCTGGAGCGCGTCGTACGCGAAGCCTTCAACCAGCGTCGCAAAACATTGCGCAACACGCTCAAACTGCTGCTGAGCAACGCCGAAATTGAAGCCGCCGGCGTCGATGGCAGCCTGCGCCCCGAGCAGCTCGATCTGGCTGCCTTCGTGCGCCTGGCCGACAAGCTCAGCGAACAAGTCCTACAGAAGCCTGTCACCGACTGA